In Denticeps clupeoides chromosome 1, fDenClu1.1, whole genome shotgun sequence, a single window of DNA contains:
- the LOC114785448 gene encoding synaptotagmin-like protein 2 isoform X2 — protein MKPTDELSPPLDLSFLSAEEERAIRQVLQRDETLRKQETGRIRRLELAGPDQKQLKVMSGQWFEEIRAKRYGQQPDVTVVVRSSMRLKQKPAPRTNPFAENAPGEQRWELRSNRSESSSQHSSFDEEDSQIPQHEEVLDETSANAARLLTFRYFDEEGAPEGKTPFLNNDGPFGSSADRGRRSPEVRDSYSAEGSGAELIIPGFTAPSEDTSRNPESKRRESRNEGPAADLWPGVSVEGNGSSSENQSGLQPKRFEDASVSQAGDTPEDTSKYALAEEPAEDERYEVSGEAPEHVGVDVEVRTKKPRDVGLEHAEMVGGDYSTEVQAGQPGESVDLVGEVESGVRLWNGSVEDRKASQLSYQEDLTILRSGQSLQTLPEMTTATSDHSEDADPVGVSVDDDEDIRSTTKSETKLDIWDRKCKPQIAGSDSEVVVLVSHTPVSNQRGQGDSAELLIDVVQGQTGNAAEEKVLSGIDLPNEMNVMSTEPHNDEKLDKMDTLGSTEFTEDLITWSRDDQETSHGSRKDSVKRSLDGESDFWSKSLEQDEQKTDGKASSETPVVVMEIRSSSADVLQMSTDVTVEEHSNKEDKEMDKNDSELLEAMGTPIMEQVDPKGPSGQKGTFNMGAVALNLSQENNEPDERMSSSFDMRPLRPADRPNQKDSQGNGSLEMPAIVVMSPESQPWKEEVLEKQSHGSKEIIPTSHIAFVEPSEDEEPDSDSDRSSVSSLGSEVSGRKSHLSSALSVSERTGSLMSIYSDAGDFGRVSVQGAVEFALMYSPAEELIVMVEQCQDLAFGNARKQRTDPYVKTYLLPDKSRRSKRKTSIKKRTTNPVYVESLRYNVKKKDLIDKTLSLSVWHNDSRGRNVFLGQMEISLRSWDWRHEALTWYNLQPKNSEAPESVEYSGILTLALKYVPPEFTGGSKHGTGEVHVWLKEARQLRKLKPQGVDSFVKCYILPDTSKKSRQKTRVVKKTQNPIFNHAMVYDGFRAGEVRDACCELTVWDHSTLSNQFLGGVRLSLGTGKSYGKKVDWMDSEAQEVDMWEKMLSNPNSWVDGELSLRPSMTPRKEHL, from the exons ATGAAGCCCACCGATGAACTGTCCCCACCGCTGGACCTGAGCTTCCTCTCAGCTGAAGAGGAGAGGGCAATAAGGCAGGTTCTGCAGCGAGACGAGACCTTGAGGAAGCAAGAAACGGGTCGAATAAG GAGGCTTGAACTCGCCGGGCCGGACCAGAAGCAGCTGAAAGTCATGAGCGGGCAGTGGTTCGAAGAAATTCGCGCCAAGCGCTACGGCCAGCAGCCCGACGTCACCGTGGTGGTGCGGTCCTCGATGAGGTTGAAGCAGAAACCAG CGCCAAGGACGAATCCCTTCGCCGAAAACGCGCCGGGAGAGCAGCGATGGGAACTGCGCTCAAA ccGGTCCGAATCTTCTTCCCAGCACTCTTCTTTCGACGAAGAG GACTCGCAGATACCCCAGCACGAAGAGGTCTTAGACG AAACGTCTGCAAATGCCGCCAGACTCCTGACGTTCCGATACTTCGACGAGGAAGGCGCTCCCGAAGGAAAAACCCCTTTTCTTAACAACGACGGCCCTTTCGGCAGCTCTGCCGACCGCGGCAGACGTTCACCGGAAGTGAGGGATTCGTATTCCGCGGAGGGATCGGGCGCCGAGCTCATAATCCCGGGCTTCACAGCACCTTCCGAAGACACGTCCAGAAATCCGGAGTCTAAGAGGAGGGAGTCCCGAAACGAAGGTCCCGCCGCAGACCTCTGGCCTGGGGTGTCCGTGGAAGGAAATGGCAGCAGCTCTGAGAACCAGAGTGGCCTTCAGCCAAAAAGATTCGAGGACGCCAGCGTTTCCCAGGCGGGGGACACCCCAGAAGACACAAGCAAGTACGCGCTGGCCGAGGAGCCTGCGGAAGATGAGAGGTATGAAGTAAGTGGCGAAGCCCCAGAACACGTAGGCGTGGATGTGGAGGTGAGAACGAAGAAGCCCCGAGATGTGGGTCTTGAGCATGCTGAGATGGTTGGGGGCGACTATTCAACCGAAGTGCAGGCAGGACAACCCGGTGAGTCGGTTGACTTGGTGGGAGAAGTGGAGTCCGGGGTTCGTCTGTGGAACGGATCGGTGGAGGATCGGAAGGCCTCTCAGCTCAGTTATCAAGAAGATCTGACCATTTTGAGGTCAGGCCAAAGCTTGCAGACCTTACCGGAGATGACGACAGCTACTTCAGACCATTCGGAAGATGCAGACCCAGTTGGCGTTTCTgtggatgatgatgaagacATACGATCCACTACTAAAAGTGAAACTAAATTGGATATTTGGGACCGTAAATGCAAACCACAGATTGCTGGAAGTGACTCAGAAGTTGTTGTGCTGGTGTCTCACACTCCGGTGTCAAACCAAAGAGGCCAAGGAGACTCCGCCGAGCTTCTCATCGACGTTGTGCAAGGACAAACTGGAAATGCTGCAGAAGAAAAGGTGCTTTCTGGTATAGATTTGCCAAACGAAATGAATGTAATGTCTACTGAACCACATAATGATGAAAAATTGGACAAAATGGACACATTAGGCTCTACTGAGTTTACTGAGGACCTGATaacctggagccgagatgaTCAGGAGACTTCTCACGGAAGCAGGAAAGATAGCGTGAAACGTAGCCTGGACGGGGAATCAGATTTTTGGAGCAAATCTTTGGAGCAAGATGAACAGAAAACGGATGGAAAGGCTTCTTCAGAAACtcctgtggtggttatggagataAGGTCGAGCAGTGCGGATGTTCTACAGATGTCAACAGATGTCACTGTTGAGGAGCATAGCAATAAGGAGGACAAGGAGATGGACAAGAACGATTCAGAGCTTCTTGAGGCAATGGGAACTCCAATAATGGAGCAGGTGGATCCAAAAGGTCCTTCTGGGCAGAAAGGCACTTTTAACATGGGTGCGGTTGCTCTAAACCTTTCTCAAGAAAACAATGAGCCAGACGAACGAATGTCCTCAAGCTTTGACATGCGTCCTCTCAGGCCTGCAGACCGGCCTAACCAAAAGGATTCTCAAGGAAATGGAAGCCTTGAAATGCCCGCCATCGTTGTCATGTCACCAGAGTCTCAGCCGTGGAAAGAGGAGG TTCTGGAGAAGCAATCACATGGCTCCAAAGAAATTATTCCTACTTCTCATATTGCTTTTGTGGAACCCTCAGAG gacGAGGAACCCGATTCAGACAGTGACCGGAGCTCTGTGTCCAGCTTGGGTTCTGAGGTTTCTGGGAGAAAGAGTCATCTCTCCAGTGCACTGTCTGTATCAGAG cGCACTGGTAGTTTGATGAGTATATACAGCGATGCCGGGGACTTTGGACGGGTGAGTGTCCAGGGGGCAGTGGAGTTTGCCCTCATGTACAGCCCAGCCGAAGAGCTTATTGTGATGGTGGAGCAGTGTCAGGACCTGGCGTTTGGCAACGCACGGAAACAGCGCACAGACCC TTACGTGAAAACATATCTCCTCCCGGATAAATCTCGACGAAGCAAAAGGAAGACGTCCATCAAGAAACGCACAACCAACCCTGTTTATGTCGAGTCTCTAAGG tACAACGTTAAAAAGAAGGATTTAATTGACAAGACTCTCAGCCTTTCAGTATGGCACAATGACTCACGGGGCAGGAACGTCTTCCTCGGACAAATGGAGATCAGTCTGAGGTCATGGGACTGGCGTCATGAAGCCCTCACCTGGTACAATCTACAGCCCAAG AATTCTGAGGCGCCGGAATCAGTGGAGTACAGTGGAATTTTGACTCTGGCGCTGAAGTATGTCCCTCCCGAATTCACAG GTGGCTCAAAGCATGGCACCGGGGAAGTCCACGTGTGGCTGAAAGAAGCGAGGCAGCTGCGTAAGCTGAAGCCGCAGGGCGTCGACTCTTTTGTGAAGTG TTATATTTTACCAGACACGAGTAAAAAAAGTCGTCAGAAGACGCGCGTGGTGAAGAAGACCCAGAACCCTATCTTTAACCACGCGATGGTGTATGACGGATTCAGAGCTGGTGAGGTTCGGGACGCTTGTTGTGAGCTGACCGTCTGGGATCACAGTACACTCTCCAATCAGTTTCTAGGAGGGGTCCGTCTCAGTCTTGGCACAG GGAAGAGCTATGGCAAGAAGGTGGACTGGATGGACTCGGAGGCTCAGGAAGTTGACATGTGGGAGAAGATGCTATCGAATCCAAACAGCTGGGTTGATGGCGAGCTTTCTCTTCGCCCATCCATGACTCCCAGGAAGGAACACCTTTAA
- the fabp7a gene encoding fatty acid binding protein 7, brain, a has translation MVDAFCATWKLVDSRNFDEYMKALGVGFATRQIGNVTKPTIVISQEGDKVAVKTLSTFRNTEISFRLGEEFDETTADDRNVKSVVTLEGDRLVHVQRWDGKETKFVREVQDEKMVMHLNFEGVEAVRTYEKA, from the exons ATGGTCGATGCATTTTGCGCAACTTGGAAACTGGTGGACAGTCGGAACTTTGATGAATATATGAAAGCTCTCG GTGTAGGTTTTGCGACCAGGCAAATTGGAAATGTGACCAAACCGACCATCGTCATCAGCCAAGAGGGCGACAAAGTGGCGGTGAAGACGCTGAGCACCTTCAGAAACACCGAGATTTCTTTCAGACTTGGGGAGGAGTTCGACGAAACCACAGCGGACGACAGGAACGTCAAG TCTGTGGTAACCCTGGAGGGAGACAGGCTGGTGCACGTTCAGAGATGGGACGGCAAAGAGACCAAGTTTGTCCGAGAGGTCCAGGATGAGAAAATGGTCATG cATCTCAACTTTGAGGGTGTTGAAGCCGTTCGTACCTATGAAAAGGCGTAA
- the LOC114785448 gene encoding synaptotagmin-like protein 2 isoform X1, with translation MKPTDELSPPLDLSFLSAEEERAIRQVLQRDETLRKQETGRIRRLELAGPDQKQLKVMSGQWFEEIRAKRYGQQPDVTVVVRSSMRLKQKPAPRTNPFAENAPGEQRWELRSNRSESSSQHSSFDEEVCHFTLAYSAGSGNLWSNRCFPRSPQDSQIPQHEEVLDETSANAARLLTFRYFDEEGAPEGKTPFLNNDGPFGSSADRGRRSPEVRDSYSAEGSGAELIIPGFTAPSEDTSRNPESKRRESRNEGPAADLWPGVSVEGNGSSSENQSGLQPKRFEDASVSQAGDTPEDTSKYALAEEPAEDERYEVSGEAPEHVGVDVEVRTKKPRDVGLEHAEMVGGDYSTEVQAGQPGESVDLVGEVESGVRLWNGSVEDRKASQLSYQEDLTILRSGQSLQTLPEMTTATSDHSEDADPVGVSVDDDEDIRSTTKSETKLDIWDRKCKPQIAGSDSEVVVLVSHTPVSNQRGQGDSAELLIDVVQGQTGNAAEEKVLSGIDLPNEMNVMSTEPHNDEKLDKMDTLGSTEFTEDLITWSRDDQETSHGSRKDSVKRSLDGESDFWSKSLEQDEQKTDGKASSETPVVVMEIRSSSADVLQMSTDVTVEEHSNKEDKEMDKNDSELLEAMGTPIMEQVDPKGPSGQKGTFNMGAVALNLSQENNEPDERMSSSFDMRPLRPADRPNQKDSQGNGSLEMPAIVVMSPESQPWKEEVLEKQSHGSKEIIPTSHIAFVEPSEDEEPDSDSDRSSVSSLGSEVSGRKSHLSSALSVSERTGSLMSIYSDAGDFGRVSVQGAVEFALMYSPAEELIVMVEQCQDLAFGNARKQRTDPYVKTYLLPDKSRRSKRKTSIKKRTTNPVYVESLRYNVKKKDLIDKTLSLSVWHNDSRGRNVFLGQMEISLRSWDWRHEALTWYNLQPKNSEAPESVEYSGILTLALKYVPPEFTGGSKHGTGEVHVWLKEARQLRKLKPQGVDSFVKCYILPDTSKKSRQKTRVVKKTQNPIFNHAMVYDGFRAGEVRDACCELTVWDHSTLSNQFLGGVRLSLGTGKSYGKKVDWMDSEAQEVDMWEKMLSNPNSWVDGELSLRPSMTPRKEHL, from the exons ATGAAGCCCACCGATGAACTGTCCCCACCGCTGGACCTGAGCTTCCTCTCAGCTGAAGAGGAGAGGGCAATAAGGCAGGTTCTGCAGCGAGACGAGACCTTGAGGAAGCAAGAAACGGGTCGAATAAG GAGGCTTGAACTCGCCGGGCCGGACCAGAAGCAGCTGAAAGTCATGAGCGGGCAGTGGTTCGAAGAAATTCGCGCCAAGCGCTACGGCCAGCAGCCCGACGTCACCGTGGTGGTGCGGTCCTCGATGAGGTTGAAGCAGAAACCAG CGCCAAGGACGAATCCCTTCGCCGAAAACGCGCCGGGAGAGCAGCGATGGGAACTGCGCTCAAA ccGGTCCGAATCTTCTTCCCAGCACTCTTCTTTCGACGAAGAGGTTTGTCACTTTACTTTGGCATATTCGGCAGGAAGCGGCAATTTGTGGTCTAACCGCTGTTTCCCCCGATCCCCTCAGGACTCGCAGATACCCCAGCACGAAGAGGTCTTAGACG AAACGTCTGCAAATGCCGCCAGACTCCTGACGTTCCGATACTTCGACGAGGAAGGCGCTCCCGAAGGAAAAACCCCTTTTCTTAACAACGACGGCCCTTTCGGCAGCTCTGCCGACCGCGGCAGACGTTCACCGGAAGTGAGGGATTCGTATTCCGCGGAGGGATCGGGCGCCGAGCTCATAATCCCGGGCTTCACAGCACCTTCCGAAGACACGTCCAGAAATCCGGAGTCTAAGAGGAGGGAGTCCCGAAACGAAGGTCCCGCCGCAGACCTCTGGCCTGGGGTGTCCGTGGAAGGAAATGGCAGCAGCTCTGAGAACCAGAGTGGCCTTCAGCCAAAAAGATTCGAGGACGCCAGCGTTTCCCAGGCGGGGGACACCCCAGAAGACACAAGCAAGTACGCGCTGGCCGAGGAGCCTGCGGAAGATGAGAGGTATGAAGTAAGTGGCGAAGCCCCAGAACACGTAGGCGTGGATGTGGAGGTGAGAACGAAGAAGCCCCGAGATGTGGGTCTTGAGCATGCTGAGATGGTTGGGGGCGACTATTCAACCGAAGTGCAGGCAGGACAACCCGGTGAGTCGGTTGACTTGGTGGGAGAAGTGGAGTCCGGGGTTCGTCTGTGGAACGGATCGGTGGAGGATCGGAAGGCCTCTCAGCTCAGTTATCAAGAAGATCTGACCATTTTGAGGTCAGGCCAAAGCTTGCAGACCTTACCGGAGATGACGACAGCTACTTCAGACCATTCGGAAGATGCAGACCCAGTTGGCGTTTCTgtggatgatgatgaagacATACGATCCACTACTAAAAGTGAAACTAAATTGGATATTTGGGACCGTAAATGCAAACCACAGATTGCTGGAAGTGACTCAGAAGTTGTTGTGCTGGTGTCTCACACTCCGGTGTCAAACCAAAGAGGCCAAGGAGACTCCGCCGAGCTTCTCATCGACGTTGTGCAAGGACAAACTGGAAATGCTGCAGAAGAAAAGGTGCTTTCTGGTATAGATTTGCCAAACGAAATGAATGTAATGTCTACTGAACCACATAATGATGAAAAATTGGACAAAATGGACACATTAGGCTCTACTGAGTTTACTGAGGACCTGATaacctggagccgagatgaTCAGGAGACTTCTCACGGAAGCAGGAAAGATAGCGTGAAACGTAGCCTGGACGGGGAATCAGATTTTTGGAGCAAATCTTTGGAGCAAGATGAACAGAAAACGGATGGAAAGGCTTCTTCAGAAACtcctgtggtggttatggagataAGGTCGAGCAGTGCGGATGTTCTACAGATGTCAACAGATGTCACTGTTGAGGAGCATAGCAATAAGGAGGACAAGGAGATGGACAAGAACGATTCAGAGCTTCTTGAGGCAATGGGAACTCCAATAATGGAGCAGGTGGATCCAAAAGGTCCTTCTGGGCAGAAAGGCACTTTTAACATGGGTGCGGTTGCTCTAAACCTTTCTCAAGAAAACAATGAGCCAGACGAACGAATGTCCTCAAGCTTTGACATGCGTCCTCTCAGGCCTGCAGACCGGCCTAACCAAAAGGATTCTCAAGGAAATGGAAGCCTTGAAATGCCCGCCATCGTTGTCATGTCACCAGAGTCTCAGCCGTGGAAAGAGGAGG TTCTGGAGAAGCAATCACATGGCTCCAAAGAAATTATTCCTACTTCTCATATTGCTTTTGTGGAACCCTCAGAG gacGAGGAACCCGATTCAGACAGTGACCGGAGCTCTGTGTCCAGCTTGGGTTCTGAGGTTTCTGGGAGAAAGAGTCATCTCTCCAGTGCACTGTCTGTATCAGAG cGCACTGGTAGTTTGATGAGTATATACAGCGATGCCGGGGACTTTGGACGGGTGAGTGTCCAGGGGGCAGTGGAGTTTGCCCTCATGTACAGCCCAGCCGAAGAGCTTATTGTGATGGTGGAGCAGTGTCAGGACCTGGCGTTTGGCAACGCACGGAAACAGCGCACAGACCC TTACGTGAAAACATATCTCCTCCCGGATAAATCTCGACGAAGCAAAAGGAAGACGTCCATCAAGAAACGCACAACCAACCCTGTTTATGTCGAGTCTCTAAGG tACAACGTTAAAAAGAAGGATTTAATTGACAAGACTCTCAGCCTTTCAGTATGGCACAATGACTCACGGGGCAGGAACGTCTTCCTCGGACAAATGGAGATCAGTCTGAGGTCATGGGACTGGCGTCATGAAGCCCTCACCTGGTACAATCTACAGCCCAAG AATTCTGAGGCGCCGGAATCAGTGGAGTACAGTGGAATTTTGACTCTGGCGCTGAAGTATGTCCCTCCCGAATTCACAG GTGGCTCAAAGCATGGCACCGGGGAAGTCCACGTGTGGCTGAAAGAAGCGAGGCAGCTGCGTAAGCTGAAGCCGCAGGGCGTCGACTCTTTTGTGAAGTG TTATATTTTACCAGACACGAGTAAAAAAAGTCGTCAGAAGACGCGCGTGGTGAAGAAGACCCAGAACCCTATCTTTAACCACGCGATGGTGTATGACGGATTCAGAGCTGGTGAGGTTCGGGACGCTTGTTGTGAGCTGACCGTCTGGGATCACAGTACACTCTCCAATCAGTTTCTAGGAGGGGTCCGTCTCAGTCTTGGCACAG GGAAGAGCTATGGCAAGAAGGTGGACTGGATGGACTCGGAGGCTCAGGAAGTTGACATGTGGGAGAAGATGCTATCGAATCCAAACAGCTGGGTTGATGGCGAGCTTTCTCTTCGCCCATCCATGACTCCCAGGAAGGAACACCTTTAA